GCAGTCTTTCTGCTTGTTATATTACTCATAGTAATCGCTATAGTAATGCTTCGCGTCTATCGGCGGAATATAAATGCTCCTATTCACCGAATCATGGACGCCCTTATTGAAAATGCCAAAGGGGAAAATACGGTATTGATAGACTGGAAGAGCGATGATGAATTTGGCACCCTGGCTGCCGCCTTTAATGCTATGCAGCGCTCTCTTAATAAAAATCAGCGATTTTTGGTGGAGAGCGCACTGCGCTACCAGGATCTTTATAATAAAACGCCTGCACTGCTTTTTTCAATGGACACCAATGGGGTGATTATCGATGCCAGTGTGTATTTTTTACGGAAGCTAGGCTATAGAAAAGCATCCCTGATCGGGCTTACGCTATCTGAAATGGTTTGTGATAATTTCCCAGGCAAAGGCAACGAGGTGCCAGACAGGCTTGTTAAAGGCGGTCGTTTAGCTAATTTTCAAACCTGTATCAGAACGAATACCGGTGAGAAAATGGATGTTTTGATAAATACCATTTCTCTGCGTCCTGATAGTGATGATGAGACTGTTGTAACGAGTTTGTGCGTGATGACTGACATCAGTAAACAGGTACATGCTCAGGATATTGTTTTCAGGCAGGCGCATTACGATATAGTGACTGATTTACCAAACCGATTTTTCTTTTCTACCCGGTTTCGCTCATTACTTGATACTGCCCTCAGAGTGGAAAGCTCGGTCTCTGTGATTTTTATAGATCTTGACCGTTTTAAATGGGTCAATGATACATTTGGACACAGTGTTGGTGATGCATTGCTGGCAGAAGCAGGCACTCGAATAAAAGATGCAGTAGACATGAAATCACTGGTTTGTCGGTTTGGTGGTGATGAATTTATTGTTGCAGTACATAAGTCTCGCGAAGAAGTCCTGAAATCAAAGGTGGCGGAAAATATTCTGCGCACACTGGCAGATCCGTTTCGGATCCTGCAGCATGAGATCCACCTTTCAGCAAGTATTGGAATTGCCTCTTTCCCTTCCGATGGTGAGACTCCTGACGAATTGATCGGTGCAGCCGATACGGCGATGTACCACGCAAAGGATCGTGGTGGTGATGCCTGTGAATATTATGAAGGCGATATGCATGAGCGGATGGAGAAGCAGTTACATCTTGACAGCGTTCTTCGCACAGGGATTCAGGAAGAAAGATTTTCACTCGTTTTCCAGCCCATTGTTGATTTAAATAACAAGTCCAGTGAACTGTTTGAGGTTTTGCTAAGATTTGAACACCCGGATTTTCCAAATATTTCACCTACAGAATTTATCCCGCTGGTAGAAACGACAGGTCTGATCCGGTCGATAGGGCAGTTTGTTATACGTAATGCACTGCTGCACCTGCATGCCCTGGATAACCAGGGAGACAAGCGTTATAGCCTGACTATAAACCTGTCACCTCGTCAACTACAGGATGATACCTTTGTGCCCTTTTTAAAGAATCAACTGCAGTATTTTAAAATTAGTCCGAAACGAATTATTCTGGAGATTACAGAAAACAGTTTGATGGAAAACAATGTTAGAAGTGAAAAAATCCTGGAGCAGATACGTGTGGTGGGATGTCAGATAGCAATCGATGACTTTGGAACAGGATTCTCTTCTCTCAGTTACTTACGGCGCTTTGCTGTAGATATACTGAAAATTGATCAGGCCTTTATTCAGCGTGTGCCGGCTGATGAAGCCGACAGTAACCTGATTCGCGGCATCATAAATATGTCAAGAGAGCTTGGGATAGCTGTCATAGCAGAAGGCGTTGAAAAGAAAACACAGTATGACTTCCTGCTTGAGAGTGGCTGTGATATGGCACAGGGCTTCTACTTTAGCAGACCCGTTAAGCCAGAAGATATTTACAATAATATAATCAACTTCTGAGTTGAAGCGACCATCTTCTTAAAAAAAGGACTTGAGACTAAGGATGAAAGATGAGGGATCAACGATAAACATCATGGCAGTTGATGTTTTATCTATCTTTTTCCCTAATCTCACATCCTTCGTCTCAGAGAATCACGTCCGGTGACGCTATGAAATAAAAATGGAGCCTAAGAGCCCTCGAGAATATGGTTCGCCCATAAACTGGTCATATATTCTGATAAGCGATTCTGTGCCTGACGGGCACCGAGGTTATCAAGGTCTATCCACGACAGGGGCTGATCCTGATTGGCACATGAAAATACGGCCCGTGTGCGCTTACCTGTTTCAGGGTCTATTTGCCATTGCAAGCATTGTCCGCAAACACCTTTCATCATGCATTGCATCGGGCTACCGACGGTCCCTGTGGCATGCACACCGTCCTTGAATAGAGGTTTGAGGTCGTCTTTAAGTGAGCGTTGCATTGCTTTCAGTAGACCGGTAGAACCCATAATCATTATTTCATCCACATCAGACAACTTGATCAGGTTTTCTTCATTACCAGCAGTAAGATTACCGTTATTATAATCCTTGATTAGTTCGATGATGTTGGCTTGCTGGACACTGCTGTCCTGCTGGCGGCGACATTCAATCAGTGACTCAGAAGTACTGGCCCAGACGATCTGGTCTGCACATTGTTCCAGTTCGTCTTTAAAATAGATATCATCCTGACATCGAAACGATGCGAAAAATAGAACGCGGTTGCCCGCTGCACGCAGTGCCCTGCCCAGATCTATCATTACCGCAGCACCCCATGCTCCAGCAATGACCATGACAGTACGTTGATGCCCCAGTTTTGCAGGTGAGCCTGTTGGACCCATCAATACCAGAGGATCACCGGGTTTTAATTGTTCAGCGATGCGTGCATTGGCCCCATAGCGTAGTAGCAACAGCCGTACACAATCCCCATTCACACCGGCACCACTTACCGTTTGCAGGGGGATCTGCACACGTGTGTTGGCCAATAGACGACTGTACTTTTCAAAAGTCTGCAGGCGGAAAAACTGCCCGGGCTGAAAGTTCTTTGCAGCCATCGGTGCCCGAACCCACATTTCTACCACGGCAGGATGTGTGACATCAATACGATCGACTGTTGCAGATAGCTTGTGCTGGAATTCTGATGTGAAATTATCCATATTTTTCAACAATGGATCTTCCGTTTGCTGATCGAGTAATTTGATGATTTCAGGATAGGTGCGCTGGCTTGAGGCAATGGCCTTTACCACACTGCCGTGGAATACTGGGTGTGTGTCGCCGATAAAACTGATGCGCTTGTCATGGTACGCATAGGAGGTGAAAGGGCCAAACTCATCGGCCTTGCAGTTATCGGCTACAGCAACTGGCTGGACGCCTGAAGGGTGACAGATATGTGGCATAAAATGGTTACCGTCCATTTTGAAGCTGCCGGTGTATTCATTTTCATAAACAGTATTGGGCGATGCGCCAGCAGCCACCATGATTGCGCGTGCCGGAAGAATTTGTTCTTCGCTGTCCAGCCAGCGACCATCGGATTGTTGTTTTACTCTGCATCGTAGCCCTGCTACATGGCCATACTCATCAAGCATGGCTTCGACTGGTTCCACTCCCTCGGCATAGAAAATACCCTCCTGAAGAGCTTTGACGATTTCATCGTGGTTACGCAAATAGGCCGGTGACTCATTCAGGCCGCGGCGGTATGTCAGGGTGACACCTCCCCATTGTCGCAACAGGAGAAGAAAATCTGGTTTTTCCTTACAGTTGGCTGCTCGTTTTCTTTCTGTGGCAACGGCTTTGCCATGTTCGAGAAAGGTTTCGAGTATGCCCTGGTTTTCTTCATCCAGACCCGAAAAGATTTTCTCTCTGCCCATTTTATCTTCGAGTATGGTGTAACGCATGAGAGTCTTTTCGACCTGACGAATGTAATAGCTCTGCAGTTCAGTGGCTGTGTCGATAGCTGTCAGTCCACCGCCGATCACAACTGCAGGCAGACGTACCTGAAGGTTTGCCAGACTGTCGAATTTTGCCGCCCCAGTCAGCTGCAGAGCCATCAGGAAATCATTGGCCTGTCGCATACCGCGAGCAAGGCTGTTGATCATTGGTATGACCTTGGGCAGCCCGGCTCCATTGGCTATGCTGATATGTTCGAAGCCTTCATTCCAGGCATCATCTATGGTAAGTGTGCCGCCAAAACGGACACCACCGGAGAGGCCGACATTTTCCCGTCTTGCCAGGCTGATATAAATCAGCTTTAGAAAATTTTTATCCCAGCGTACAGTTATTCCATATTCGGCTACTCCACCGAAACCTGACAGTATTCGATCGTCCAAAGATTCTACAATGCTGGAATAATGGCGTATGGGTGATGTCAGTAGATGTTCATCCAGCGGCTCAAGTTTCAAGCCGTCTATACCGGTGACATTGCAACCTGCCATACTGAGGTGATGTGTCATGGTAAAACCAGCTGGTCCCAGGCCGACGACCAGTACGCGGCGTTTGTTATTCTCTTCTGGTAGATATTGTTCCTGTCGCAAAGGGTTCCAGCGTACCAGCAACAAGTAGATCTCTACACCCCATGTCAGTTTCAGCACGTCAGTAAGGATACCGGTTTCAACTTCCGGGGTGTTAACAGGATCCTGTTTCTGATAGATACATGCCTTCATGCAGTCATTACAGATACGATGGCCGGTAGCAGGCAGCATAGGATTATCACGCGCCACCATGGCGAGTGCAGCAATATCATGGCCGTCGCGTTTGAGCAGGTGCATCTCGGAGATCTTTTGCCCTAAAGGGCAACCTGTCAATGTTTCGCCCAGCGGGTTAACGCGAAAGCCCGAGTCGGGATCCTTCTTATTTTCCGGGAAACCCCGAGAGCAGAAATCACCGTCATGGTCGTGGCAATAGATGCAGTAATTCACCTCACCCATGATCTGACGCAGGTTCATCCTGTGATCGGTGAGGCAGAATCCGTCACGTTTTACATAAGTTTCAGGTTTTGCCTGGCGTCTGCCAACAGGATCATTGCTGATGTCTTCCAGCGGGACCAACTGGGCATAATTGATAAGCGCCGGCAATTTAAAACTGATCCAGTTTTCAAAGATATCGGTAGCCGCATTATTTTTTCGGATATGGATGATCCATTGTGTTAGCCGCCTGATGTCCTCCGCAAATTTTTCAGTATCCTCAAGTAAGCCAACGGCATACTGAGAAACAGCAAGTTCTCTGTCTTCGCTGCTGTTTATCTGTTGACTCAGCCACAGATCGAGTTCTGTATAAGAAATATCCATTTCACCACGATATCGGCGTGAGCGGCGCTGGATGAATTGTTTTTTAAATACATGAATTGCTTTTTCGTTGGTAATACGTTTGCGAGATGCTTTGGTTTCATTTTCGATACCGAAGTTCAGTACAATGAATGCTTCGATATGTGGCGCCAGTGCAAGGAGAAATTCACTCAGCTCTATTGTAGTGAAATTTGTTTTTTGCTGACGGTAGGAGAGTAAATTCGTGTGCAGCGATGGATCCTGTTCAGCCAGTACAGACAGAAATTCCTGGTCAAATTTCTTCAGCCCTACAACTGTATTCAGAGTATCAAAGGAAAGATCAGCGATTTTTTCAGAGCTGGATGAATTCATAAGTAGATCGCAAAGTTAGTATTCCGGTGATTATAACTGATGTTCTACTCTAAAAGACCTCGTTATCCGTAGCATTGGCGATTAGAGTTTTCGCCTGGAATCAGGCCAGCGACTTACTGGCTATTTCAAACACATCACGGGAAAGCCCCTGGTGTGCAAGAATGGTTTCCAGTGCCTGTTTCATCAGTGACTGTCGCTCACCATCCATGCGTTTCCATCGAGTAAGAGGCGTTAATAATCGGGCAGCAATTTGCGGGTTCAGTGCATCGAGCTCTATTATATGGCCGGTCAGAAATGTGTAACCATCACCATTCGCAGCATGAAACTGGGCCTGGTTTGCGCCGCAGAAACTACCTATCAGGGCACGCACCTTGTTTGGGTTTCTGATATCGAACGCGTCGTGCCTTGTCAGCTGCCGGACTT
The genomic region above belongs to bacterium BMS3Abin11 and contains:
- the cph2_5 gene encoding phytochrome-like protein cph2, with the translated sequence MTFFSNRKQTIQYTFMRVLIPSLAVTLIVVALLVVLYEKHSAQNKLLISQNSFLSLLDQVLPDDIGNFDSTSAEKLLKALAVNKNIQFIELSDGSGKVIATVGQIDSKQAAPKSRIIKKSTGNGEEKTAGVVHYQLAPANYQKTAVVEIIKAVFLLVILLIVIAIVMLRVYRRNINAPIHRIMDALIENAKGENTVLIDWKSDDEFGTLAAAFNAMQRSLNKNQRFLVESALRYQDLYNKTPALLFSMDTNGVIIDASVYFLRKLGYRKASLIGLTLSEMVCDNFPGKGNEVPDRLVKGGRLANFQTCIRTNTGEKMDVLINTISLRPDSDDETVVTSLCVMTDISKQVHAQDIVFRQAHYDIVTDLPNRFFFSTRFRSLLDTALRVESSVSVIFIDLDRFKWVNDTFGHSVGDALLAEAGTRIKDAVDMKSLVCRFGGDEFIVAVHKSREEVLKSKVAENILRTLADPFRILQHEIHLSASIGIASFPSDGETPDELIGAADTAMYHAKDRGGDACEYYEGDMHERMEKQLHLDSVLRTGIQEERFSLVFQPIVDLNNKSSELFEVLLRFEHPDFPNISPTEFIPLVETTGLIRSIGQFVIRNALLHLHALDNQGDKRYSLTINLSPRQLQDDTFVPFLKNQLQYFKISPKRIILEITENSLMENNVRSEKILEQIRVVGCQIAIDDFGTGFSSLSYLRRFAVDILKIDQAFIQRVPADEADSNLIRGIINMSRELGIAVIAEGVEKKTQYDFLLESGCDMAQGFYFSRPVKPEDIYNNIINF
- a CDS encoding putative bifunctional glutamate synthase subunit beta/2-polyprenylphenol hydroxylase translates to MNSSSSEKIADLSFDTLNTVVGLKKFDQEFLSVLAEQDPSLHTNLLSYRQQKTNFTTIELSEFLLALAPHIEAFIVLNFGIENETKASRKRITNEKAIHVFKKQFIQRRSRRYRGEMDISYTELDLWLSQQINSSEDRELAVSQYAVGLLEDTEKFAEDIRRLTQWIIHIRKNNAATDIFENWISFKLPALINYAQLVPLEDISNDPVGRRQAKPETYVKRDGFCLTDHRMNLRQIMGEVNYCIYCHDHDGDFCSRGFPENKKDPDSGFRVNPLGETLTGCPLGQKISEMHLLKRDGHDIAALAMVARDNPMLPATGHRICNDCMKACIYQKQDPVNTPEVETGILTDVLKLTWGVEIYLLLVRWNPLRQEQYLPEENNKRRVLVVGLGPAGFTMTHHLSMAGCNVTGIDGLKLEPLDEHLLTSPIRHYSSIVESLDDRILSGFGGVAEYGITVRWDKNFLKLIYISLARRENVGLSGGVRFGGTLTIDDAWNEGFEHISIANGAGLPKVIPMINSLARGMRQANDFLMALQLTGAAKFDSLANLQVRLPAVVIGGGLTAIDTATELQSYYIRQVEKTLMRYTILEDKMGREKIFSGLDEENQGILETFLEHGKAVATERKRAANCKEKPDFLLLLRQWGGVTLTYRRGLNESPAYLRNHDEIVKALQEGIFYAEGVEPVEAMLDEYGHVAGLRCRVKQQSDGRWLDSEEQILPARAIMVAAGASPNTVYENEYTGSFKMDGNHFMPHICHPSGVQPVAVADNCKADEFGPFTSYAYHDKRISFIGDTHPVFHGSVVKAIASSQRTYPEIIKLLDQQTEDPLLKNMDNFTSEFQHKLSATVDRIDVTHPAVVEMWVRAPMAAKNFQPGQFFRLQTFEKYSRLLANTRVQIPLQTVSGAGVNGDCVRLLLLRYGANARIAEQLKPGDPLVLMGPTGSPAKLGHQRTVMVIAGAWGAAVMIDLGRALRAAGNRVLFFASFRCQDDIYFKDELEQCADQIVWASTSESLIECRRQQDSSVQQANIIELIKDYNNGNLTAGNEENLIKLSDVDEIMIMGSTGLLKAMQRSLKDDLKPLFKDGVHATGTVGSPMQCMMKGVCGQCLQWQIDPETGKRTRAVFSCANQDQPLSWIDLDNLGARQAQNRLSEYMTSLWANHILEGS